From a single Saimiri boliviensis isolate mSaiBol1 chromosome 15, mSaiBol1.pri, whole genome shotgun sequence genomic region:
- the TMEM74 gene encoding transmembrane protein 74 codes for MELYSLAKKSNQADLCDARDWNSRGLPGDQADTAATRAALCCQRQCESTPRATEMEGSKLSPSPTSPSYSLQNSTLLPDAFPPGPLHSGNNQITAEQKVCNCCSQELETSFTYVDKNINLEPQNQSSPSVKGHDHPGELGWENPNEWSQEAAISLISEEEDDTSSEATSSGKSIDYGFISAILFLVTGILLVIISYIVPREVTVDPNTVAAREMERLEKESARLGAHLDRCVIAGLCLLTLGGVVLSCLLMMSMWKGELYRRNRFASSKESAKLYGSFNFRMKTSTNENTLELSLVEEDALAVQS; via the coding sequence ATGGAGCTCTACTCCCTTGCTAAGAAGAGCAACCAGGCAGACCTCTGTGATGCCAGGGACTGGAATTCAAGAGGGCTTCCTGGTGACCAGGCAGATACAGCAGCCACAAGAGCTGCTCTCTGCTGTCAGAGACAGTGTGAGTCCACCCCAAGAGCAACTGAGATGGAAGGGTCTAAACTTAGTCCTTCTCCAACATCCCCTTCCTACTCTCTGCAAAACAGTACCCTTCTTCCAGACGCCTTTCCACCAGGACCTCTCCACTCGGGGAACAACCAAATAACAGCGGAACAGAAAGTCTGTAACTGCTGCAGCCAGGAATTAGAAACTTCTTTTACCTATGTGGACAAAAACATCAACTTGGAGCCACAGAACCAGAGCTCGCCATCAGTAAAAGGGCATGATCACCCTGGGGAGCTTGGCTGGGAAAATCCAAATGAGTGGTCCCAAGAGGCTGCCATATCTTTGATATCTGAAGAGGAGGACGATACAAGTTCCGAAGCTACATCTTCAGGGAAGTCAATAGACTACGGTTTCATCAGCGCCATCTTGTTCTTGGTCACTGGCATCCTGCTGGTGATCATCTCTTACATCGTCCCCCGGGAAGTGACTGTGGACCCCAACACTGTGGCAGCCCGGGAGATGGAGCGCCTGGAGAAGGAGAGCGCGAGGCTGGGGGCTCACCTGGACCGCTGTGTGATTGCAGGGCTCTGCCTCCTCACACTGGGGGGTGTCGTACTGTCCTGCTTGCTAATGATGTCCATGTGGAAGGGGGAGCTCTATCGTCGAAACAGATTTGCCTCTTCCAAAGAGTCTGCAAAACTCTATGGTTCTTTCAACTTCAGGATGAAGACCAGCACGAATGAAAACACTCTGGAACTGTCCTTGGTAGAGGAAGATGCACTCGCCGTACAGAGTTAA